A genome region from Rhodopseudomonas boonkerdii includes the following:
- the copD gene encoding copper homeostasis membrane protein CopD → MIEFGLVLSRFLHYAASTTLAGVAFFPLYAYAATEPDRLVRWRGRVLFCSAIVALISCLGWFAFSVARMSGGIADVIDPEVVGTVVHHTGFGVVWMIRMAVAAGLVAIMVVLPSRSSVGRDLPIAVLGAGLLASLAGAGHAQMKDGWEGALHVTADAAHLLAAGAWLGGLLPLGIILLRDRATRMDAATIDVESVLTRFSGMGYAAVATLIGTGLVNSWFLVGSVSSLFVSTYGWILMVKLVCFAGMLALAAANRLWLMPALEAAGHSGTDAWKKQLRIHVLSEQGLGLLVLLCVSVIGTIRPAIGQ, encoded by the coding sequence ATGATCGAATTCGGCCTCGTTCTGTCCCGCTTCCTGCACTACGCGGCGTCGACGACGCTTGCCGGCGTGGCGTTCTTCCCCCTCTACGCCTATGCAGCTACCGAGCCCGACAGGCTGGTCCGATGGCGCGGACGAGTCCTGTTCTGCTCGGCGATCGTCGCTTTGATCAGCTGCCTCGGATGGTTCGCCTTTTCGGTGGCCCGGATGAGCGGCGGGATTGCGGATGTGATCGATCCCGAGGTCGTCGGGACCGTCGTCCACCACACCGGCTTCGGCGTGGTGTGGATGATCCGCATGGCCGTCGCGGCGGGGCTTGTCGCCATCATGGTCGTATTGCCGTCGCGATCCTCAGTGGGACGCGATCTGCCTATCGCCGTCCTCGGCGCCGGACTGCTCGCCTCCCTCGCCGGCGCCGGCCATGCGCAAATGAAAGATGGTTGGGAGGGCGCGTTGCATGTCACCGCCGACGCCGCGCATCTGCTCGCCGCCGGAGCATGGCTCGGCGGGCTGCTCCCGCTCGGGATTATTCTGCTCCGCGACCGCGCAACGCGCATGGACGCCGCCACCATCGATGTCGAGAGTGTGCTGACGCGTTTCTCGGGAATGGGCTATGCGGCCGTGGCGACGCTCATCGGCACCGGTCTGGTCAATAGCTGGTTCCTGGTCGGATCGGTGTCCAGCCTGTTCGTTTCCACCTACGGATGGATATTGATGGTTAAGTTGGTCTGCTTCGCGGGAATGCTTGCTCTCGCGGCGGCCAACCGCCTTTGGCTAATGCCGGCGCTGGAGGCCGCCGGACACAGCGGCACGGACGCCTGGAAGAAACAGTTGCGTATCCATGTGCTGAGCGAGCAGGGCCTCGGCCTGCTCGTCCTGCTCTGCGTAAGCGTCATCGGAACGATCCGTCCGGCGATCGGACAATGA